One window from the genome of [Clostridium] celerecrescens 18A encodes:
- a CDS encoding cold shock domain-containing protein, which yields MKGTVKWFNNQKGYGFISDEQGNDVFVHYSGLSMDGFKSLDEGAAVEFDVVDGAKGPQATNVTKL from the coding sequence ATGAAAGGTACAGTTAAGTGGTTTAACAACCAAAAGGGTTACGGATTTATTTCCGACGAACAGGGTAACGATGTATTTGTTCACTACTCAGGTCTTAGCATGGACGGCTTCAAATCCTTAGATGAAGGCGCTGCGGTAGAGTTCGATGTTGTAGACGGAGCTAAGGGACCACAAGCTACAAACGTTACCAAATTATAA
- a CDS encoding DeoR/GlpR family DNA-binding transcription regulator, translating into MFTEERLDRILQLLHDQGMVKVKDLSALFQVTEDCIRKDLKNLENAGKLKRTYGGALLSQDYPLKRDVIDRRDTNIEKKNLIAQKAFELIRSNETIFLDISTTNIMVAERLAKSHKRLTVVTNMIDIMQTLAVNPDITSIGTGGIMYRTVNGFMGAAAIEIIKQYSFDRAFIGTCGLDLTDNSITTLGVEDGLTKKAAIASSRHKYLVMEKDKFYFNDSYKFAHFDDIDGIITDSMPDEATARKLYSAGVTIQ; encoded by the coding sequence ATGTTTACGGAAGAACGTTTAGACAGGATTTTACAACTCCTTCACGATCAGGGTATGGTGAAAGTAAAGGATTTAAGCGCCCTTTTTCAAGTGACAGAAGACTGTATACGCAAGGACTTAAAAAACCTGGAGAATGCCGGAAAGTTGAAACGTACCTATGGCGGAGCCTTATTATCCCAGGATTATCCTCTGAAACGGGATGTGATTGACCGGAGAGATACAAATATTGAAAAAAAGAACTTAATTGCTCAGAAGGCTTTTGAACTGATCAGAAGCAATGAAACCATATTTCTGGATATTTCCACCACGAATATCATGGTAGCGGAACGGCTTGCCAAATCCCACAAACGGTTGACCGTGGTGACGAACATGATCGATATTATGCAGACACTGGCAGTAAATCCGGATATCACCTCCATTGGAACCGGAGGAATCATGTACCGCACGGTAAACGGCTTTATGGGAGCAGCTGCCATTGAGATCATCAAACAGTACAGCTTTGACAGGGCCTTCATCGGGACCTGCGGCCTGGACCTTACGGATAATTCCATTACCACCTTAGGAGTGGAGGACGGTCTGACAAAAAAGGCGGCCATTGCCAGCAGCAGGCACAAATATCTAGTAATGGAAAAGGATAAGTTCTACTTCAATGATTCCTATAAATTTGCTCATTTTGATGACATAGACGGAATTATCACGGACTCCATGCCTGATGAGGCCACAGCCAGAAAGCTATACTCTGCAGGAGTTACCATTCAGTAA
- a CDS encoding ABC transporter ATP-binding protein gives MSAEKKPLLEVKHLKKYFQVGKNQILKAVDDVSLDIYKGETLGLVGESGCGKSTFGRTVIQLYEPTDGRVVYDGQEINGSLAAAERHSFTRKMQMIFQDPYACLNPRMKVIDIVAEGIDAHGILSGEERRIKVLELLETVGLSEEHANRFPHEFSGGQRQRVGIARALAVDPEFVICDEPISALDVSIQAQVINLLKELQEKRGLTYLFIAHDLSMVKHISDRIGVMYLGAMVELTDSESLFETPLHPYTQALLSAIPIPDPDVEKSRSRIMLEGSLPNPVNLKEGCRFASRCPYAEQLCREKTPEMKEVRPGHFAACHKAM, from the coding sequence ATGTCGGCAGAAAAGAAACCATTATTAGAAGTAAAGCATTTGAAAAAATATTTCCAGGTGGGGAAAAATCAGATATTGAAAGCAGTGGATGATGTCAGTCTGGATATATATAAGGGAGAAACCCTTGGTCTGGTGGGAGAAAGCGGCTGCGGGAAATCAACCTTTGGCCGGACTGTAATCCAGCTTTATGAGCCAACGGATGGCCGGGTCGTATATGACGGACAGGAAATTAACGGCAGCTTGGCGGCGGCGGAGCGCCATAGCTTTACAAGAAAGATGCAGATGATTTTTCAAGATCCTTACGCGTGTCTTAATCCGCGTATGAAGGTCATAGATATTGTTGCAGAAGGAATTGATGCTCATGGAATCTTGAGCGGAGAGGAACGGAGAATAAAGGTACTTGAGCTTCTGGAAACGGTAGGGCTTTCCGAAGAACATGCAAACCGCTTTCCTCACGAATTCTCCGGCGGACAGCGTCAGCGGGTGGGGATTGCCCGGGCATTGGCTGTGGATCCGGAGTTTGTGATCTGTGATGAACCCATTTCCGCACTGGATGTTTCCATTCAGGCACAGGTGATCAACTTATTGAAAGAGCTGCAGGAGAAGAGGGGGCTTACCTATCTGTTCATCGCTCATGATCTTTCTATGGTTAAGCACATCAGTGACCGGATCGGCGTTATGTACCTGGGGGCCATGGTGGAACTGACAGACAGTGAGAGCCTGTTTGAGACTCCGCTCCATCCCTATACCCAGGCATTGCTTTCCGCAATTCCTATCCCTGATCCTGATGTGGAAAAGAGCCGCAGCCGGATCATGCTGGAGGGAAGCCTGCCAAATCCTGTTAATTTGAAGGAAGGCTGCCGGTTTGCTTCCCGCTGCCCTTATGCTGAGCAGCTGTGCCGGGAAAAGACACCGGAAATGAAAGAAGTCAGGCCAGGGCATTTTGCAGCCTGCCATAAGGCAATGTAG
- a CDS encoding SEC-C metal-binding domain-containing protein: MAILENWRNLAYGDGLDDKGKEELWTEYFKVEKGIYEHILSKPEEAVEGTVEDLAKRYGTDVQTMTGFLDGINESLKGYENPIETMDEQTVVKIEIDPEKLYYNMVEAKAEWLYNLPEWDAILSEEKKKELYKKQKASGTIVKGAKVGRNDPCPCGSGKKYKKCCGSNQ, from the coding sequence ATGGCTATTTTAGAAAATTGGAGAAACTTGGCATACGGCGATGGGCTGGATGATAAAGGAAAAGAAGAATTATGGACCGAGTATTTCAAAGTAGAAAAGGGAATCTATGAGCATATTCTTTCCAAACCAGAGGAAGCGGTAGAGGGAACGGTAGAGGATCTGGCAAAGAGATATGGTACAGATGTCCAGACAATGACCGGATTTTTAGATGGAATCAATGAAAGCTTAAAGGGATATGAGAACCCTATTGAGACCATGGACGAGCAGACCGTGGTAAAAATAGAGATCGATCCGGAAAAGCTGTATTATAATATGGTAGAGGCTAAAGCAGAATGGCTGTATAATCTTCCTGAGTGGGATGCAATACTGTCAGAAGAAAAGAAAAAAGAGCTTTATAAAAAGCAGAAAGCTTCTGGAACCATTGTAAAAGGAGCAAAGGTTGGAAGAAATGATCCATGTCCATGCGGCAGCGGCAAGAAGTATAAAAAGTGCTGCGGATCCAACCAGTAA
- a CDS encoding transglutaminase-like domain-containing protein translates to MFSEHLQRYAQEKYELRLPFLGGLKEEIERAMERCTPIEQVLMKFLYGTMPLRDAGEYDFDLFLGFVRHSIMVYEQMEWCQEIPEDMFLHHILYYRINTENIEDCRRFFYDKLIDRIKGLSVREAVLEINYWCAENGTYEASDNRTISPVTVYKSGKGRCGEESTFAVTAFRSVGIPARQVYTPRWAHCDDNHAWVEVFVDGKWHFLGACEPEEVLDKGWFTNASSRALLVHTRTFSDYSVDSVTECLGKEDLMVYYNGTATYALTKSYEIQVLDEDNNPAESVQVSFEILNMAEYCSVVNLYTDRNGKVSLTVGLGDVHVRAMKKGLCCEAWISPEDEDGTVLVLKKEEEKSGLNAWVDVDVRAPKDYPVNPVKLTKEQKERNRERIQEANQMREGRIAGYFMAEEASSYPDETEILRLSAGNFDEIYKFLSKDQNPDRKAMLNSLTVKDYKDARAEILESHLTGATPYRKKWVEKGQLDIYVKYILCPRVLLEEMTDYRGFVEEYFNEDEKEEFRKNPEIIWEYVKQHIGFESKLDYKTICSTPAGSLKLLQSNPLSQKILFVSICRTFGIPARINPVNLEAEVYETGRFVSITGADEIVRDRTEESGKLVLYGETDNLWTYYQTWTIGRLKEGQFVSLDYTGLKFSGGVLKMDLEPGIYRLITSVRLPSGNQNASEYVFELKKDEEKSVTMRLRAGSLDDMLVDNMLDDFEVTVKGDNEKEKTVPASVLMKGKSNILAILSEGQEPTEHVLNEMFEQKEALESLDAQIIFLLQSETSLQNRTISKVLEAIPQIKVSYISFDDTVEPLARRMYVDPEKLPLLIVTDPGLKAVYGCSGYNVGSVNLIMKLLGLSRKRL, encoded by the coding sequence ATGTTTTCAGAACATTTGCAGAGATATGCCCAGGAAAAATATGAACTTAGACTTCCCTTTCTTGGAGGTCTTAAGGAAGAAATCGAAAGGGCAATGGAGCGGTGTACTCCCATAGAACAGGTACTCATGAAATTTTTATATGGGACAATGCCCTTACGGGATGCCGGGGAGTATGATTTTGACCTGTTTCTTGGATTTGTCAGGCATTCCATCATGGTTTATGAACAAATGGAATGGTGTCAGGAAATTCCGGAAGATATGTTTCTCCATCATATTTTATATTACAGGATCAATACGGAGAATATCGAAGACTGCCGTAGGTTTTTCTATGACAAATTGATCGACCGGATCAAAGGGCTTTCCGTAAGGGAGGCGGTGCTGGAAATCAATTACTGGTGTGCGGAGAATGGAACCTATGAGGCTTCAGACAACAGAACCATATCTCCTGTGACTGTGTATAAATCCGGGAAGGGAAGATGCGGGGAAGAATCTACGTTTGCTGTAACGGCTTTCCGGAGTGTGGGAATTCCTGCCAGACAGGTGTATACCCCCAGATGGGCTCATTGTGACGACAATCATGCATGGGTTGAAGTGTTTGTGGATGGAAAGTGGCATTTCCTGGGAGCCTGTGAGCCGGAAGAAGTGCTGGATAAGGGGTGGTTTACCAATGCTTCCTCCAGGGCATTGCTGGTACACACCAGAACCTTTTCCGATTATTCCGTTGATTCGGTGACAGAATGTCTGGGCAAGGAAGATTTAATGGTTTATTATAATGGTACTGCAACCTATGCCCTGACCAAATCTTATGAGATCCAGGTGCTTGATGAGGATAATAACCCGGCTGAGAGTGTCCAGGTTTCTTTTGAGATTCTTAATATGGCCGAATACTGCAGCGTGGTAAACTTATATACAGACAGGAATGGAAAGGTTTCCCTTACCGTTGGTCTTGGAGATGTCCATGTCCGTGCAATGAAAAAAGGGTTATGCTGCGAGGCGTGGATCTCTCCAGAGGATGAAGATGGAACGGTTCTGGTATTAAAGAAGGAAGAGGAGAAATCCGGATTAAATGCCTGGGTGGATGTGGACGTGAGAGCTCCAAAGGATTATCCCGTAAATCCGGTGAAGCTTACAAAAGAACAGAAGGAAAGAAACAGAGAACGGATCCAAGAGGCTAATCAGATGCGGGAAGGCAGGATCGCAGGGTACTTTATGGCGGAAGAGGCTTCCTCATACCCTGATGAAACAGAGATCCTCCGGTTGTCTGCCGGTAACTTTGACGAGATTTACAAATTTCTTTCCAAGGATCAAAATCCAGACCGTAAGGCCATGCTTAACAGCCTGACTGTAAAAGATTATAAGGATGCAAGGGCAGAGATTCTGGAGAGCCATCTTACAGGGGCCACCCCATATCGTAAGAAGTGGGTGGAGAAGGGACAACTGGATATTTATGTAAAATACATTCTTTGTCCAAGAGTTTTGCTGGAAGAAATGACCGATTACAGGGGATTTGTTGAGGAATATTTTAATGAGGACGAAAAGGAAGAATTCCGTAAAAATCCTGAAATTATTTGGGAATATGTGAAGCAGCATATCGGTTTTGAATCAAAGCTGGACTACAAGACAATTTGCTCCACACCGGCAGGAAGCCTTAAGCTTTTACAGAGCAATCCCCTTAGCCAGAAGATATTATTTGTTTCTATCTGCAGGACATTTGGCATTCCGGCCCGGATTAACCCGGTAAATCTGGAAGCTGAAGTTTATGAGACAGGAAGATTCGTATCAATAACTGGAGCAGATGAAATCGTAAGAGACAGGACCGAAGAGTCAGGAAAACTGGTGCTCTATGGAGAAACAGATAATCTGTGGACCTATTACCAGACATGGACCATTGGAAGGCTAAAAGAGGGGCAGTTTGTATCTCTGGATTATACCGGCTTAAAATTTTCCGGCGGCGTTTTAAAAATGGACTTAGAGCCCGGCATTTACCGTCTGATCACCTCTGTCCGTCTTCCCAGCGGGAACCAGAACGCCAGCGAGTATGTCTTTGAATTGAAAAAGGATGAAGAAAAGTCTGTGACCATGCGCCTGCGGGCCGGAAGCCTGGATGACATGCTGGTTGATAACATGCTGGATGATTTTGAAGTGACCGTAAAAGGGGATAATGAGAAAGAAAAGACGGTTCCGGCATCAGTGCTTATGAAAGGAAAGAGCAATATTCTTGCTATCCTGTCTGAGGGTCAGGAACCAACCGAGCACGTTCTTAATGAAATGTTTGAACAAAAGGAAGCTTTGGAATCCCTTGATGCCCAGATCATTTTCCTTCTGCAAAGTGAAACGTCATTACAGAACCGGACCATCAGTAAAGTCCTGGAAGCAATTCCTCAAATAAAGGTGAGTTACATAAGCTTCGATGATACGGTTGAACCACTGGCCAGAAGAATGTATGTGGATCCGGAGAAGCTGCCTCTTTTAATTGTTACGGACCCTGGCCTTAAGGCGGTCTACGGATGCAGCGGCTACAATGTTGGAAGCGTGAATTTAATAATGAAGCTTTTGGGGTTAAGCAGGAAAAGGCTTTAA
- a CDS encoding PQQ-dependent sugar dehydrogenase, translated as MNFAVNKHLQKSCMQQAPYKQRELDPDRISVPVGYQIEVFAQGLNAPIGMVFTEKGDMLIADSGMATMNPKVMRMSNGNIDVVADGFNVPITGINYKNGYIYVSHKGVITVLSPDGTRQDIISGLPSNGDFSNNRVEFGIDEKIYFGQGTITNSGVVGLDNSWVHEHSNLHDYPGSYIFLNYTNFETKNVLIPAMGTAVTGAFSPFGVPTIQQYQVKEGRTLASGSVLRANMDGSGIEQVAWGLRNPFCMKFDALKRLIISNQGMDARGSRPIANALDELHLLNIGAWYGWPDYTGGVPVTLPRFTPIRGRKPEPLLHTIPSVPPTPIAVFPSGSNIMGFDFNESSDFGLIGDIYIACFGGIQYEEPGDIHSGVGHRVLKVNVVNGEIATFAINKSGFPEERGLSRPTDVVFGPDNSMYISDMAISDLDMHNIYLPNTGVIWRIRKINL; from the coding sequence GTGAATTTCGCTGTAAACAAGCACCTGCAGAAGTCATGCATGCAGCAAGCTCCATATAAACAGAGGGAGCTAGATCCGGATAGAATAAGTGTACCTGTCGGTTATCAAATAGAAGTATTTGCTCAGGGATTAAATGCACCTATTGGTATGGTATTTACAGAAAAGGGTGATATGTTAATTGCTGACTCCGGAATGGCTACAATGAATCCGAAAGTTATGCGTATGAGTAATGGAAATATAGATGTTGTAGCCGATGGCTTTAATGTCCCCATAACTGGTATCAATTATAAAAATGGATATATTTATGTATCGCATAAAGGTGTTATAACTGTTCTTAGTCCGGATGGTACAAGACAGGATATTATAAGTGGCTTGCCAAGCAACGGTGACTTTAGCAACAACCGTGTCGAATTTGGTATTGATGAGAAAATATATTTTGGACAGGGAACAATAACGAATTCTGGTGTAGTAGGACTGGATAATAGCTGGGTTCATGAGCATTCTAATTTACATGATTATCCAGGTTCCTATATATTTCTTAACTACACTAATTTTGAAACTAAAAATGTATTGATACCAGCCATGGGGACGGCTGTTACCGGAGCTTTTTCCCCTTTTGGAGTTCCGACTATTCAACAATATCAAGTAAAAGAAGGCAGAACCTTAGCCTCTGGCAGTGTTTTAAGGGCAAATATGGATGGATCTGGTATAGAACAGGTTGCATGGGGGCTTCGTAATCCGTTTTGTATGAAATTTGATGCCTTGAAACGACTGATCATATCAAACCAGGGAATGGATGCAAGAGGAAGCAGACCGATTGCCAATGCATTAGATGAATTGCATTTGTTAAATATAGGTGCGTGGTATGGCTGGCCAGATTACACAGGAGGAGTTCCTGTGACATTGCCCAGGTTTACTCCGATCAGAGGCAGAAAACCAGAACCATTACTTCATACTATTCCATCGGTACCGCCGACACCAATTGCAGTTTTTCCGTCTGGATCCAATATCATGGGATTTGATTTTAACGAATCATCAGATTTTGGACTGATCGGCGACATTTACATTGCATGCTTTGGTGGAATCCAATACGAAGAGCCTGGCGATATACATTCAGGTGTAGGACATAGGGTATTGAAAGTTAATGTTGTGAATGGAGAAATAGCGACATTTGCTATCAACAAATCAGGATTTCCGGAAGAAAGGGGGCTGAGCAGGCCCACTGATGTTGTTTTCGGACCTGATAATTCCATGTATATATCGGATATGGCGATCTCTGATTTAGATATGCATAATATTTATTTACCAAACACAGGAGTAATTTGGAGAATAAGAAAAATAAATCTTTAG
- the hslO gene encoding Hsp33 family molecular chaperone HslO, which translates to MADYIVRATAGDHQIRAFAATTRELVEQARQAHNTSPIATAALGRLLTAGSMMGIMMKGEDDLLTLKIQGSGPMEGLTVTADSKGNVKGYVYNPGVMLPPNQAGKLDVGGAVGEGVLSVIKDIGLKEPYVGQTILVGGEIAEDLTYYYASSEQTPSSVALGVLMNRDNTVKQAGGFIIQLLPGASEEIIGGLEKKLGEITSITELLDQGNTPEMILEYILGEFGLELMEQVPTRFYCNCDKARVEKALISIGRKELQEMIDEGKSIEVNCHFCNKNYEFTVEDLESLRDKT; encoded by the coding sequence ATGGCTGATTATATTGTCAGAGCTACAGCAGGGGATCATCAGATCCGTGCTTTTGCTGCTACTACCAGGGAACTGGTAGAACAGGCAAGACAAGCTCATAATACAAGCCCTATCGCTACGGCTGCCTTAGGCAGGCTTTTAACTGCGGGAAGTATGATGGGCATTATGATGAAGGGGGAAGATGATTTACTGACCCTTAAGATCCAGGGAAGCGGTCCTATGGAGGGCCTTACGGTGACAGCAGATTCAAAAGGAAATGTAAAAGGTTATGTTTACAATCCAGGCGTCATGCTTCCTCCCAATCAGGCAGGAAAGCTGGATGTAGGCGGTGCAGTAGGAGAGGGAGTATTAAGTGTAATTAAAGATATCGGACTCAAGGAGCCATACGTTGGACAGACCATACTGGTGGGCGGTGAAATTGCGGAAGATCTAACTTATTACTATGCTTCTTCTGAGCAAACGCCTTCATCGGTGGCACTTGGTGTTTTAATGAATAGGGATAATACCGTAAAACAGGCCGGCGGCTTTATCATCCAGCTCCTGCCGGGAGCATCTGAGGAGATTATAGGAGGACTGGAGAAAAAGCTGGGAGAGATTACCTCGATCACAGAGCTTTTGGATCAGGGAAATACACCGGAGATGATTCTTGAGTATATCCTTGGAGAGTTTGGCCTGGAACTGATGGAACAGGTTCCTACCCGTTTTTATTGCAACTGTGATAAAGCCAGGGTGGAAAAGGCCTTGATCAGCATCGGAAGGAAAGAACTTCAGGAAATGATTGACGAAGGAAAGAGCATTGAAGTGAACTGCCATTTCTGTAATAAAAATTATGAGTTTACAGTAGAAGACTTAGAAAGTCTGCGCGATAAGACCTAA
- a CDS encoding DUF5662 family protein, which produces MKFMNLWGHFCTINIHKIRVMKNCFRVGLIKQGLLHDLSKYSLEEFVPGVLYYQGTRSPNAAEREDKGFSKAWLHHKGRNKHHYEYWIDFTTDMSEGLVGHKMPLNYVIEMMMDRIAASKTYKGKDYTDASPWEYYIHAKNYMVIAPETRNLLEELLLMLKNQGEQRTFSYIRHLLEKGDY; this is translated from the coding sequence ATGAAATTTATGAATTTGTGGGGTCATTTTTGTACAATCAATATACATAAGATCCGAGTCATGAAAAACTGTTTTCGTGTAGGTCTTATAAAGCAGGGACTGCTTCATGATTTGTCAAAATACAGTCTGGAAGAGTTTGTTCCAGGCGTTCTTTATTACCAGGGGACCAGAAGCCCCAATGCTGCGGAAAGAGAGGACAAGGGTTTCTCAAAAGCCTGGCTCCACCATAAAGGCCGCAACAAGCACCATTATGAATACTGGATCGACTTTACCACAGATATGTCGGAGGGTCTGGTAGGTCATAAGATGCCCCTAAACTATGTCATCGAGATGATGATGGACCGGATTGCGGCATCGAAAACCTATAAGGGCAAGGATTACACCGACGCATCGCCTTGGGAATATTATATACATGCGAAAAACTACATGGTCATTGCCCCTGAGACAAGAAATTTGTTGGAGGAGCTTCTTTTGATGTTAAAAAACCAAGGGGAGCAAAGGACATTTTCTTATATCAGACATTTATTGGAAAAAGGAGATTACTAG
- a CDS encoding class I SAM-dependent DNA methyltransferase has protein sequence MEAYTSFAEVYDRFMDNIPYKDWCEYVTGLLNEYGIREGLILDLGCGTGSLTELLADRGYDMIGVDNSEDMLQIAMEKREKSGKDILYLMQDMREFELYGTVRAVISICDCINYILEYEDLADVFRLVNNYLDPGGIFIFDLNTIYKYDTIMGDSTIAEDREECSFIWDNYYDKKSRINEYDLSLFIRQEDDLYRKYTENHYQRAYSLEEVKIAIREAGMDFVAAFDAFTKEPVKDTSERIYIIARERGKEL, from the coding sequence ATGGAAGCGTACACTAGCTTTGCAGAGGTCTATGACCGGTTTATGGACAACATTCCATATAAGGACTGGTGTGAATACGTAACTGGTCTGTTGAATGAATATGGAATCAGGGAAGGCTTGATTCTTGACCTGGGATGCGGTACGGGAAGCCTTACGGAGCTTCTTGCGGACCGGGGGTATGATATGATCGGAGTGGACAACTCCGAAGACATGCTGCAGATTGCCATGGAGAAGCGGGAAAAGTCAGGGAAAGACATCCTTTATCTTATGCAGGATATGAGGGAATTTGAACTCTACGGCACGGTGCGGGCTGTTATAAGCATTTGTGACTGTATAAACTATATTCTGGAATATGAGGATTTGGCGGATGTTTTCAGGTTGGTAAACAATTATCTGGATCCTGGAGGAATTTTTATATTTGATCTGAACACTATATATAAATATGATACCATTATGGGTGACTCTACCATTGCGGAGGACCGGGAGGAATGCAGCTTTATCTGGGATAATTATTATGACAAGAAATCCCGGATCAATGAATATGATCTTTCCCTGTTTATCAGGCAGGAGGATGACTTATACCGGAAATATACGGAGAATCATTACCAAAGAGCATATTCTCTGGAGGAGGTAAAGATCGCGATAAGAGAGGCCGGCATGGATTTTGTGGCAGCTTTTGATGCTTTTACCAAAGAACCCGTAAAGGATACCAGTGAAAGAATTTATATCATAGCAAGAGAACGCGGAAAGGAATTATAA
- a CDS encoding copper homeostasis protein CutC, giving the protein MKDYILEVCVDSVESAKAAVQGGADRLELCANLVIGGTTPGVSQFNQIRKACDVPINVLIRPRYGDFLYTDHEFQMISEDAQMYRNLGADGIVVGFLKPDGDLDMERLKVLREKAGTGNMTLHRAFDVCRDPYRSLKEAIEAGVDTILTSGQQNTCMEGKILLGELMEQAAGQIDILVGSGVNVDAIACLMDEINARCFHMSGKTIVDSGMIYRKENVNMGIPGIGEYDIFRTEEEQIRRAKRLMEEKACLRKNV; this is encoded by the coding sequence ATGAAAGACTATATCTTGGAGGTCTGTGTGGATTCTGTGGAATCCGCTAAAGCAGCGGTACAGGGAGGAGCCGACAGGCTGGAGCTCTGTGCAAATCTGGTGATTGGGGGAACTACCCCTGGCGTTAGTCAGTTTAATCAGATCCGCAAAGCCTGTGATGTTCCAATCAACGTTCTGATACGGCCCCGGTATGGAGATTTTCTGTATACAGATCATGAATTTCAGATGATCTCAGAGGATGCGCAGATGTATCGGAATCTTGGTGCGGATGGGATTGTCGTGGGATTTTTAAAACCGGATGGGGATCTTGACATGGAACGGCTGAAAGTGCTCAGAGAAAAGGCGGGAACGGGAAACATGACCCTGCACAGAGCCTTTGATGTATGCCGGGATCCTTACAGGAGCCTGAAAGAGGCCATAGAGGCAGGGGTGGATACCATACTGACCTCCGGACAGCAGAACACCTGCATGGAAGGAAAAATACTTTTAGGGGAGCTGATGGAGCAGGCGGCTGGCCAGATCGACATTTTGGTAGGCAGCGGAGTCAATGTAGATGCCATTGCCTGCCTGATGGATGAGATAAATGCACGTTGTTTTCATATGTCTGGAAAGACAATCGTGGACAGCGGTATGATCTACCGGAAGGAAAATGTAAATATGGGAATACCGGGAATCGGGGAGTATGATATTTTCCGCACAGAAGAGGAACAGATTCGCCGGGCAAAAAGGCTGATGGAGGAGAAAGCATGTTTACGGAAGAACGTTTAG
- a CDS encoding ABC transporter ATP-binding protein translates to MSRLLEVNQLQVHIKTQHGVVQAVRGISFYLDKQETLAIVGESGSGKTISVKSIMGLLPKNGKIVGGSILLEGKDLSKYSERQMQTVRGSDISMIFQDPMTSLNPTMTIGKQIVEVLKEHRKDMTKVQMKNRALELISLVGISNPETRFDQYPHQLSGGMRQRVVIAVALSCDPKILIADEPTTALDVTIQAQILDLMKDLQKKIKTSIIIITHNLGVVANIADRVAVMYGGQLVESADVRELFYQTEHPYTKGLLASIPKASHKGGELTAIHGTPPDLMDPPKGCPFAARCTKTMEVCRQYPPQDMLCGESHHARCWLLDERAKAFRE, encoded by the coding sequence ATGAGCAGATTATTGGAAGTTAATCAGTTGCAGGTACATATAAAGACACAGCATGGAGTAGTCCAGGCGGTGCGGGGGATAAGCTTTTATCTTGATAAGCAGGAGACTTTAGCAATCGTGGGAGAGTCCGGCTCCGGCAAAACCATTTCCGTGAAAAGCATTATGGGCCTGCTTCCGAAGAATGGTAAGATCGTGGGAGGCAGTATTCTCCTGGAAGGTAAAGATCTTTCTAAATACAGCGAGCGGCAGATGCAGACGGTACGGGGATCGGATATTTCCATGATATTTCAGGATCCCATGACCTCTTTAAACCCTACTATGACTATAGGAAAGCAGATTGTGGAGGTATTAAAAGAGCATCGGAAGGATATGACTAAAGTTCAGATGAAGAACCGGGCTCTTGAGCTGATTTCTCTGGTTGGAATTTCTAACCCAGAGACAAGGTTTGACCAGTACCCTCACCAGCTTTCCGGTGGTATGAGGCAACGAGTTGTGATCGCAGTGGCATTGTCCTGTGATCCAAAGATATTGATCGCAGATGAACCCACTACGGCTTTGGACGTAACCATACAGGCACAGATTCTGGATTTGATGAAGGATTTGCAGAAGAAAATTAAAACCTCTATTATTATTATTACCCATAATCTGGGAGTTGTGGCGAATATTGCGGACCGGGTTGCCGTTATGTACGGAGGCCAGCTGGTGGAAAGCGCTGATGTGCGTGAGCTGTTTTACCAGACGGAACATCCTTATACGAAGGGACTTTTGGCTTCCATACCAAAGGCTTCCCATAAAGGAGGCGAGCTGACGGCCATTCATGGGACTCCGCCGGATCTGATGGATCCGCCAAAAGGCTGCCCATTTGCAGCAAGATGCACAAAAACCATGGAGGTCTGCAGACAGTATCCTCCCCAGGATATGCTTTGCGGCGAGAGCCACCATGCGCGCTGCTGGCTTCTTGATGAGCGGGCAAAGGCTTTCAGGGAATAG